A single window of Rhizobium indicum DNA harbors:
- a CDS encoding O-acetylhomoserine aminocarboxypropyltransferase, whose protein sequence is MAKNDPGFNTLAIHAGAQPDPTTGARVTPIYQTTAFVFNDSDHAAALFGLQAFGNIYTRIMNPTQAVLEERVAALEGGTAALAVASGHAAQVIVFHNIMRPGENFIAARQLYGGSINQFGHAFENFGWQVRWADAADPASFESQIDDKTRGIFIESLANPGGTFVDIAAIADVAHRNGLPLIVDNTMATPYFIRPIEHGADIVVHSLTKFLGGHGNSMGGLIVDGGTFDWSKSGNYPMLSSPRPEYNGMVLHATFGNFAFAIAARVLGLRDLGPAISPFNAFLILTGIETLPLRMQRHSDNAIAVAKWLKAHSKIAWVNYAGLDDDPNHALQQRYSPKGAGSVFTFGVNGGYEAGKTLVEGLELFSHLANIGDTRSLVIHPASTTHRQLTDEQRIAAGAGPDVVRLSVGIEDVKDIIADLEQALSKI, encoded by the coding sequence ATGGCCAAGAACGATCCGGGATTCAACACGTTGGCGATCCATGCCGGTGCGCAGCCCGACCCGACGACTGGCGCGCGGGTAACGCCGATCTACCAGACGACCGCTTTCGTCTTCAATGATTCCGATCATGCCGCCGCCCTTTTCGGCCTGCAGGCCTTCGGCAACATCTACACCCGCATCATGAACCCGACGCAGGCCGTGCTCGAGGAGCGTGTCGCAGCGCTCGAGGGCGGCACCGCAGCCCTTGCCGTCGCCTCCGGCCATGCGGCGCAGGTGATCGTCTTCCACAATATCATGCGCCCCGGCGAGAATTTCATCGCTGCCCGCCAGCTCTACGGCGGCTCGATCAACCAGTTCGGCCATGCCTTCGAGAATTTTGGCTGGCAGGTGCGCTGGGCCGATGCCGCCGATCCGGCAAGCTTCGAAAGCCAGATCGACGACAAGACGCGCGGCATCTTCATCGAGAGCCTCGCCAATCCCGGCGGCACTTTCGTCGATATCGCCGCCATCGCCGACGTCGCGCATCGCAACGGCCTGCCGCTGATCGTCGACAATACGATGGCAACGCCTTATTTCATCCGTCCGATCGAGCACGGCGCCGACATCGTCGTGCATTCACTGACGAAGTTTCTCGGCGGCCACGGCAATTCCATGGGCGGCCTCATCGTCGACGGCGGCACCTTCGACTGGTCGAAATCCGGCAATTATCCGATGCTGTCGAGCCCGCGGCCGGAATATAACGGCATGGTCCTGCACGCGACTTTCGGCAATTTCGCCTTTGCGATTGCTGCCCGTGTGCTCGGCCTGCGCGACCTCGGGCCGGCGATCTCGCCCTTCAACGCTTTCCTGATCCTGACCGGCATCGAGACGCTGCCGCTCAGGATGCAGCGCCACAGCGACAATGCGATCGCCGTCGCGAAGTGGCTGAAGGCGCACAGCAAGATTGCCTGGGTGAACTATGCCGGCCTCGACGACGACCCGAACCACGCCCTGCAGCAGCGCTACTCGCCGAAGGGCGCCGGCTCCGTCTTCACCTTCGGCGTCAATGGCGGCTATGAGGCGGGCAAGACGCTGGTCGAGGGGCTGGAGCTCTTCTCCCATCTTGCCAATATCGGCGACACCCGTTCGCTCGTCATCCATCCGGCCTCGACGACGCACCGGCAGTTGACAGACGAGCAGAGGATCGCTGCCGGCGCAGGCCCTGACGTGGTGCGCCTCTCCGTCGGCATCGAGGACGTCAAGGACATCATCGCCGATCTCGAACAGGCACTCTCGAAGATCTGA
- a CDS encoding CoA-binding protein — MNHDAYTDDYLAGILHSVKTIALTGASPNPARPSNGVMGYLLSRGYEVIPVNPGQAGKQIQGRTVYARLADIPVPIDMVDVFRASEYLDGVVEEALALRPLPKIIWSQLGVRDDAAAAKAEAAGIQVVMNRCPAIEYPRLIA, encoded by the coding sequence ATGAATCACGACGCCTACACGGATGATTACCTCGCCGGAATCCTGCATTCTGTAAAGACCATCGCGCTGACCGGCGCTTCGCCCAATCCGGCCCGGCCGAGCAACGGCGTCATGGGCTATCTGCTGTCGCGCGGCTACGAGGTCATTCCTGTCAATCCGGGGCAGGCGGGCAAACAGATCCAGGGCCGTACCGTGTATGCCCGGCTCGCCGACATTCCCGTGCCGATCGACATGGTCGACGTCTTTCGCGCCTCCGAATATCTGGACGGGGTCGTCGAGGAGGCGCTGGCGCTGAGGCCGCTGCCGAAGATCATCTGGTCTCAGCTTGGTGTCCGCGACGATGCGGCTGCGGCAAAGGCGGAGGCCGCCGGCATCCAGGTGGTGATGAATCGCTGCCCGGCGATCGAGTATCCCCGTCTTATTGCCTGA
- a CDS encoding EamA family transporter, whose amino-acid sequence MPLDVILLVLFGALLHATWNAIIKAGSDKSLDAALISAGGAVSALPFLPFLPLPHASAWPFIGASAILQFAYFQLVAAAYRAGDIGLVYPLMRGCAPLLIAATSGFILKENLSGGALAGTMTISAGVLTLALEARRGSSRAVILSLANACVIASYTYVDGIGARISGNAVSYTLWMSLLPPLLLFSWAASQRGAFAVVRHVRRNWWRGLIGGAGSIASYGLALWAMTKAPVATVAALRETAILFALVISITVFKEKASIWRYVAGVVIAIGGLLLKLA is encoded by the coding sequence TTGCCTCTCGACGTCATCCTGCTCGTTCTCTTCGGCGCACTGCTGCACGCGACATGGAACGCCATCATCAAGGCGGGGAGCGATAAGTCCCTCGACGCGGCGCTGATCTCGGCCGGCGGCGCGGTTTCGGCATTGCCGTTCCTGCCATTCCTGCCGTTGCCGCACGCCTCGGCCTGGCCGTTCATCGGCGCCTCTGCCATCCTGCAGTTCGCCTATTTCCAGCTGGTCGCCGCCGCCTACCGGGCCGGCGATATCGGCCTTGTCTATCCGCTGATGCGTGGCTGCGCGCCGCTGCTGATCGCTGCGACAAGCGGTTTCATCCTGAAGGAAAATCTTTCCGGCGGCGCCCTTGCGGGCACGATGACGATCTCGGCCGGCGTGCTGACACTTGCCCTCGAGGCGCGGCGCGGCAGCAGCCGCGCCGTCATCCTCTCGCTTGCCAATGCCTGCGTCATCGCCAGCTACACCTATGTCGACGGAATCGGCGCGCGCATCTCCGGCAATGCGGTTTCCTACACTTTGTGGATGTCGCTGCTGCCGCCGCTGCTGCTGTTTTCCTGGGCAGCATCCCAGCGCGGCGCTTTCGCGGTCGTGCGTCACGTTCGCCGCAACTGGTGGCGCGGCCTTATCGGCGGCGCCGGCTCGATCGCTTCCTACGGGCTGGCACTCTGGGCGATGACGAAAGCCCCGGTCGCGACCGTCGCAGCCTTGCGCGAAACCGCAATCCTGTTTGCACTGGTGATCTCGATCACCGTCTTCAAGGAAAAAGCCAGCATCTGGCGCTACGTCGCCGGCGTCGTCATCGCGATCGGCGGGCTGCTTCTGAAACTGGCGTGA
- a CDS encoding enoyl-CoA hydratase produces MAEIVSFRKDAAGAEEGGMLTRSLRDGVLRLVLNNPPANVLSIALLEALMQELETAGAEPDVRVVVIASTGNVFSAGHDLKELTAHRADEDQGGGFFERSFRLCADLMLKIAHLPKPVIAEIDGLATAAGCQLVASCDLAICTDNSTFCTPGVNIGLFCSTPMVAVSRAAHRKQAMEMLLTGETIDASTAKDFGLVNRIVPKQYLAQVVSKYAAVIASKSPLTLKIGKEAFNRQLELPVEAAYDYAARVMVENMLTEDAQEGIGAFLGKRKAEWTGE; encoded by the coding sequence ATGGCCGAAATCGTATCCTTCCGGAAGGACGCCGCCGGAGCGGAAGAGGGCGGCATGCTGACCCGCTCGCTGCGCGACGGCGTGCTGCGGCTCGTGCTCAACAACCCACCGGCCAATGTGCTTTCGATCGCGCTTCTCGAAGCGCTGATGCAAGAACTCGAGACGGCCGGGGCGGAGCCGGATGTGCGCGTCGTCGTCATCGCCTCGACCGGCAATGTCTTTTCCGCCGGGCATGATCTCAAGGAACTCACCGCCCATCGCGCCGATGAAGATCAGGGGGGCGGTTTCTTCGAAAGGTCCTTCCGGCTCTGCGCCGATCTGATGCTGAAGATCGCGCATCTGCCGAAGCCTGTCATCGCCGAGATCGACGGGCTTGCAACGGCTGCGGGCTGCCAGCTCGTTGCCTCCTGCGATCTGGCGATCTGCACGGACAATTCGACATTCTGTACGCCGGGCGTCAACATCGGCCTGTTCTGTTCGACGCCGATGGTGGCCGTTTCCCGTGCCGCGCACCGCAAGCAGGCGATGGAGATGCTGCTGACCGGCGAGACGATCGACGCCTCGACCGCCAAGGACTTCGGCCTCGTCAACCGTATCGTGCCAAAGCAGTATCTGGCGCAGGTGGTTTCCAAATATGCGGCTGTGATCGCCAGCAAGTCGCCACTGACACTGAAGATCGGCAAGGAAGCCTTCAACCGGCAGCTCGAACTGCCGGTGGAGGCGGCATATGATTATGCCGCCAGGGTGATGGTCGAGAACATGCTGACTGAGGATGCGCAGGAAGGGATCGGCGCCTTCCTCGGCAAGCGCAAGGCCGAATGGACAGGTGAGTGA
- a CDS encoding DUF1127 domain-containing protein has product MALELSGILDTPRDIVRSRLRGMARWSLRLLMTIEHHLEKRRSRRTLLELTDDELCDVGLTRAQASAETSKSWFWS; this is encoded by the coding sequence ATGGCCCTGGAATTAAGCGGGATCCTTGACACACCTCGCGATATCGTTCGGTCGAGACTTCGCGGCATGGCGCGCTGGAGCCTGCGGCTGCTGATGACGATCGAACATCACCTCGAAAAGCGCCGCAGCCGCCGCACGCTTTTGGAACTCACCGACGACGAGCTTTGCGATGTCGGTCTGACCCGTGCGCAGGCGAGCGCAGAAACATCGAAGTCGTGGTTCTGGTCCTGA
- a CDS encoding LysR family transcriptional regulator → MHKDLFCMPLHLDQLAAFVNVAELGSFTAAADKEGLTQPAVSLQVKGLEQRLGVRLIERVGRRAQPTAAGLDLLVHARRLLQESAAAEEAMMPYRDGASGRVRIGSGGTASIHLLPPAIAVARKSMPGLEITVRIGDADDILRDLEANSLDIAVVALPASGRNFEIEPFYEEELLAVAPAGSLMPEGGPDAAFMRDRTLLLYEGGNTRRAIDAWLAAPDTRIRPAMEFGSIEAIKELVAVGLGWSILPGLALKRDRAGLVTTSSLNPRLTRRLGMVLRRDKHLTRGLREMMKCLRAFKG, encoded by the coding sequence ATGCATAAGGATCTCTTTTGTATGCCTCTCCACCTCGATCAGCTTGCCGCCTTTGTCAACGTCGCCGAGCTCGGAAGCTTCACGGCTGCGGCCGACAAGGAAGGCCTGACGCAGCCGGCCGTCAGCCTGCAGGTGAAGGGGCTCGAGCAGCGGCTCGGCGTCCGGCTGATCGAGCGTGTCGGGCGGCGGGCGCAGCCGACCGCGGCAGGCCTCGACCTGCTCGTGCATGCAAGGCGACTGCTTCAGGAATCGGCCGCCGCGGAAGAAGCGATGATGCCGTATAGAGATGGCGCCAGCGGCCGTGTGCGCATCGGCAGCGGCGGCACGGCGTCGATCCATCTGCTTCCTCCCGCCATCGCCGTCGCCAGAAAATCCATGCCCGGCCTCGAAATCACCGTGCGCATCGGCGATGCCGATGACATTCTGCGCGATCTGGAGGCCAACAGCCTCGATATCGCCGTCGTCGCCCTGCCGGCATCGGGACGGAACTTCGAGATCGAGCCGTTCTACGAGGAGGAATTGCTGGCCGTCGCGCCTGCGGGCAGCCTGATGCCCGAAGGCGGGCCGGACGCCGCCTTCATGCGCGACAGGACGCTGCTGCTTTATGAGGGCGGCAATACCAGGCGGGCGATCGACGCGTGGCTGGCTGCACCGGATACCAGGATCCGACCTGCGATGGAGTTCGGCAGCATCGAGGCGATCAAGGAGCTGGTGGCCGTGGGGCTCGGCTGGTCGATCCTGCCGGGGCTGGCGCTGAAGCGCGACCGCGCCGGCCTGGTGACGACTTCATCGCTAAACCCGCGGCTCACGCGCCGCCTCGGCATGGTTCTGCGCCGGGACAAACATCTGACACGCGGCCTTCGCGAAATGATGAAATGCCTGCGCGCGTTCAAAGGTTGA
- the rplM gene encoding 50S ribosomal protein L13 — translation MATFSQKPAEVEKKWVIIDAEGLVVGRLASIIAMRLRGKHKATFTPHVDDGDNVIVINAEKVVFTGKKYSDKVYYWHTGYAGGIKERSARQIIEGRFPERVLEKAVERMVPRGPLGRRQMKNLRVYAGSNHPHEAQQPVALDVAALNKKNVRSA, via the coding sequence ATGGCAACCTTCTCCCAGAAGCCTGCAGAGGTGGAGAAGAAGTGGGTGATCATCGACGCCGAAGGGCTGGTCGTTGGCCGTCTCGCTTCCATCATCGCTATGCGCCTGCGCGGCAAGCACAAGGCAACCTTCACGCCTCACGTTGACGACGGCGACAACGTCATCGTCATCAATGCCGAAAAGGTCGTTTTCACCGGCAAGAAGTATTCCGACAAGGTCTACTACTGGCACACCGGTTATGCCGGCGGCATCAAGGAACGCAGCGCACGCCAGATCATCGAAGGCCGCTTCCCGGAGCGCGTCCTCGAAAAGGCCGTCGAACGCATGGTTCCGCGTGGCCCGCTCGGCCGTCGCCAGATGAAGAACCTGCGCGTTTACGCCGGCTCCAACCATCCCCATGAAGCCCAGCAGCCGGTCGCCCTCGACGTTGCCGCGCTCAACAAAAAGAACGTAAGGAGCGCCTGA
- the rpsI gene encoding 30S ribosomal protein S9 produces the protein MADLSSLKDLGTVSEAAAPAHVRKVDSLGRSYATGKRKNAVARVWVKPGSGKITVNGKEFAEYFARPVLQMILRQPIVAAARDGQFDIVATVAGGGLSGQAGAVRHGVSKALTYFEPGLRAVLKKGGFLTRDSRVVERKKYGKAKARRSFQFSKR, from the coding sequence ATGGCTGACCTCTCCTCCCTGAAGGATCTCGGCACGGTTTCCGAAGCTGCTGCTCCGGCCCACGTCCGCAAGGTCGACTCGCTCGGCCGCTCCTACGCGACCGGCAAGCGCAAGAACGCCGTCGCCCGCGTCTGGGTCAAGCCGGGCTCCGGCAAGATCACCGTCAACGGCAAGGAATTCGCGGAATATTTCGCACGTCCGGTGCTGCAGATGATCCTACGCCAGCCGATCGTTGCGGCTGCCCGTGACGGTCAGTTTGACATCGTCGCAACCGTTGCCGGCGGCGGCCTCTCCGGCCAGGCCGGTGCCGTTCGCCATGGCGTGTCCAAGGCGCTTACCTACTTCGAACCGGGCCTGCGCGCGGTACTGAAGAAGGGCGGCTTCCTGACCCGCGACAGCCGCGTCGTCGAACGCAAGAAGTACGGCAAGGCAAAGGCCCGCCGCTCGTTCCAGTTCTCCAAGCGTTAA
- the speB gene encoding agmatinase → MANRSIDHAFTATSLTSAASDPTFAGALSFMRRRFTKELAGVDVAVWGIPFDAATSNRPGTRFGPQAIRRASAIFDNDAQYPFNRDLFADMAVIDYGDCLLDYGNHQDTPAAIERQANVILDSGAFLLTLGGDHYVTWPLLKAHVAKHGPLALVQFDAHQDTWFDEERRIDHGSFVARAAREGIIDPDRSIQIGIRTHAPEDCGVNILYGHQVEEMSASDIASAIISHTRGAPAYLTFDIDCLDPAFAPGTGTPVSGGPSSAKILSVLQRLHQLDIRGADVVEVSPPYDHADITAIAGATVAMYMLGLHAERRAIAVSQG, encoded by the coding sequence TTGGCGAACAGATCGATTGACCACGCCTTTACGGCGACCAGCCTCACCTCCGCTGCCAGCGATCCGACCTTTGCCGGCGCGCTGTCTTTCATGCGCCGCCGCTTCACCAAGGAGCTCGCCGGCGTCGACGTCGCCGTCTGGGGCATTCCCTTCGATGCTGCGACATCGAACAGGCCGGGCACACGCTTCGGGCCGCAGGCGATCCGGCGCGCCTCGGCGATCTTCGACAATGATGCGCAATATCCCTTCAACCGCGATCTCTTCGCCGACATGGCGGTGATCGACTACGGCGATTGCCTGCTCGACTATGGCAATCATCAGGACACGCCAGCCGCTATCGAACGCCAGGCGAATGTCATCCTCGACAGCGGCGCCTTCCTGTTGACGCTCGGCGGCGATCATTACGTCACCTGGCCGCTGCTGAAAGCGCATGTGGCAAAACATGGCCCCCTCGCGCTCGTGCAGTTCGACGCGCACCAGGATACCTGGTTCGACGAGGAACGCCGCATCGACCACGGTTCTTTCGTGGCGCGGGCCGCTCGCGAAGGCATCATCGATCCCGACCGCTCCATTCAGATCGGCATCCGCACCCATGCGCCTGAGGATTGCGGCGTCAATATTCTCTACGGTCATCAGGTCGAGGAGATGAGCGCCAGCGATATCGCCTCGGCGATCATCTCCCATACGCGCGGGGCGCCGGCCTATCTCACCTTCGATATCGATTGCCTCGATCCAGCCTTTGCGCCGGGCACCGGCACGCCGGTTTCAGGCGGACCATCGAGCGCCAAGATCCTCTCGGTGCTGCAGCGCCTGCACCAGCTCGATATCCGCGGCGCCGACGTCGTCGAGGTATCGCCGCCCTATGATCATGCCGATATCACCGCCATTGCGGGGGCAACGGTGGCGATGTATATGCTGGGGCTTCATGCCGAGCGCCGCGCCATCGCGGTGTCACAAGGCTGA
- the argC gene encoding N-acetyl-gamma-glutamyl-phosphate reductase, with translation MAPKIFIDGEHGTTGLQIRTRMAGRRDVELLSIPEAERRNAAMREDMLNGADIAILCLPDDASKEAVQMVSANNNVRVIDTSTGFRVNPGWAYGFAEMDKQQADKIAAARFVANPGCYPTGAIGLIRPLRAAGILPDGYPVTVNAVSGYTGGGKQMIAQMENPDHPDAITAPHFLYGLPLTHKHVPEMTVHGLLDRAPIFSPSVGKFAQGMIVQVPLHLDDLAEGTTLQSIHAALVAHYAGQDIVSVVPLAESKTLPRINAVELEGKDTMKLFVFGTPGASQVNLVALLDNLGKGASGAAVQNMDLMLAS, from the coding sequence ATGGCACCGAAAATCTTCATCGACGGCGAACACGGCACGACGGGTCTGCAGATCCGCACGCGCATGGCAGGCCGCCGCGATGTCGAACTTCTGTCCATACCCGAAGCCGAGCGGCGCAACGCCGCCATGCGCGAGGACATGCTGAACGGCGCCGACATCGCCATTCTCTGCCTGCCCGACGATGCGTCGAAGGAAGCGGTGCAGATGGTTTCGGCCAACAACAATGTCCGCGTCATCGACACCTCGACCGGCTTCCGCGTCAATCCCGGCTGGGCCTATGGTTTTGCCGAAATGGACAAGCAGCAGGCCGACAAGATCGCTGCCGCCCGGTTCGTCGCCAATCCCGGCTGCTATCCCACTGGAGCGATCGGCCTCATCCGGCCGCTGCGCGCCGCCGGCATTCTGCCGGACGGCTATCCGGTTACGGTCAACGCGGTCTCCGGCTATACCGGCGGCGGCAAGCAGATGATCGCGCAGATGGAGAACCCGGATCATCCGGATGCGATCACCGCGCCGCATTTCCTCTACGGCCTGCCGCTCACCCACAAACATGTGCCCGAGATGACCGTGCACGGCCTGCTCGACCGCGCGCCGATCTTCTCGCCGTCGGTCGGCAAGTTCGCGCAAGGCATGATCGTGCAGGTGCCGCTGCATCTCGACGATCTCGCCGAGGGCACGACGTTGCAGAGCATCCATGCCGCCCTCGTCGCTCATTATGCCGGCCAGGATATCGTCAGTGTCGTACCGCTGGCCGAAAGCAAGACCCTGCCCCGTATCAACGCCGTCGAGCTCGAAGGCAAAGACACGATGAAGCTCTTCGTCTTCGGCACCCCGGGCGCTTCGCAGGTCAATTTGGTGGCGCTGCTCGACAATCTCGGCAAGGGCGCCTCGGGCGCTGCGGTGCAGAACATGGACCTGATGCTCGCCTCGTAA
- a CDS encoding sulfite exporter TauE/SafE family protein, which translates to MTLDALVDGVHAWFTAALPDHGIYALMAFAFIAGLARGFSGFGAALIFVPLGGAIVGPKLISPILLVIDGIASLGMIPPAWRGANRREVFVMAAGAALGIPAGTAILALLDPLLLRWSITIIAICLLALLVSGWRYHGEPSAPLTSGIGLIAGLFSGAAQLGGPPVVAYWLGGKSDFTRVRANVVLYFSISSVFSAISYYFGGLFVPAVFALTVVILPSYAVGLYGGSKLFGLAEERTFRIACYVLIAAAAIIGMPLLDGVLR; encoded by the coding sequence ATGACGCTCGATGCGCTGGTCGATGGCGTGCACGCATGGTTTACCGCTGCCCTGCCCGACCATGGCATCTATGCGCTGATGGCCTTTGCTTTCATCGCCGGGCTTGCCCGCGGCTTTTCGGGCTTCGGCGCCGCGCTGATCTTCGTTCCGCTCGGCGGCGCGATCGTCGGGCCGAAGCTGATCTCACCGATCCTGCTCGTCATCGACGGCATTGCCTCACTCGGGATGATCCCGCCGGCCTGGCGCGGCGCCAACCGACGAGAAGTCTTCGTCATGGCGGCCGGTGCTGCGCTCGGCATCCCAGCCGGCACGGCGATACTGGCGTTGCTCGACCCGCTGCTCTTGCGCTGGAGTATCACGATCATCGCCATCTGCCTGCTTGCGCTGCTGGTATCGGGATGGCGCTATCACGGGGAGCCATCCGCGCCGCTGACCAGCGGCATCGGCTTGATCGCCGGGCTTTTCAGCGGCGCCGCGCAGCTCGGCGGGCCGCCGGTTGTCGCCTATTGGCTCGGCGGCAAGAGCGACTTCACCCGCGTCAGGGCGAATGTCGTGCTCTATTTCTCGATTTCGAGCGTCTTCAGCGCCATAAGCTATTACTTCGGCGGACTGTTCGTGCCTGCCGTCTTTGCGCTCACAGTCGTCATTCTGCCGAGTTATGCGGTCGGGCTCTATGGCGGCTCGAAACTGTTCGGGCTTGCCGAGGAGCGGACCTTCCGCATCGCCTGCTACGTCCTGATCGCCGCCGCCGCGATCATCGGCATGCCGCTGCTCGATGGCGTGCTGCGCTAG
- a CDS encoding COX15/CtaA family protein, which translates to MAVANRTTEQAILSEMRKQNRDRRALRFWLGFVLLALFCLVLVGGATRLTNSGLSITEWKPIHGVIPPLSAAEWEEEFRLYQRIPEFQQLNSSMTVDEFKGIFWWEWAHRLIARAIGVIFALPLIYFWLTGRIEKRLRWPLVGILALGGLQGFIGWWMVSSGLSSRTDVSQYRLATHLVMACLIFAGCMWIMRGLSRHSDDPAPTRSSRGFAAAIAIFALFQIYLGALVAGLDAGFSYNTWPLMDGAVIPSDLLIQQPFWINAFENPKTVQFIHRIGAYTLFALTLINMVIALRAASWTTHARRAILLFVLVTLQAAIGIATLLMQVPLHWGLLHQAGALVVFGFAVANWRGFYGEYPHGTMIAERD; encoded by the coding sequence ATGGCCGTCGCAAACCGGACCACGGAACAGGCGATCCTGAGCGAAATGCGCAAGCAGAATCGCGACCGCCGCGCCTTGCGCTTCTGGCTCGGCTTCGTGCTTTTGGCGCTTTTCTGTCTCGTGCTCGTCGGCGGCGCCACGCGGCTGACCAATTCCGGCCTGTCGATCACAGAGTGGAAGCCGATCCACGGCGTCATCCCACCGCTGTCGGCCGCCGAATGGGAGGAGGAATTCCGCCTCTACCAGCGCATTCCTGAATTTCAGCAGTTGAACAGTTCCATGACCGTCGATGAGTTCAAGGGCATCTTCTGGTGGGAATGGGCGCACCGGCTGATCGCGCGTGCCATCGGCGTGATCTTCGCGCTGCCGCTCATCTATTTCTGGCTGACGGGGCGAATCGAGAAGCGTCTGCGCTGGCCGCTCGTCGGCATCCTGGCGCTCGGCGGCCTGCAGGGTTTTATCGGTTGGTGGATGGTGTCCTCGGGCCTTTCCTCCCGCACCGACGTCAGCCAGTACAGGCTGGCGACGCATCTCGTCATGGCCTGTCTGATCTTTGCCGGCTGCATGTGGATCATGCGCGGTCTCTCCAGACATTCCGACGATCCGGCGCCGACAAGAAGCTCGCGCGGTTTTGCCGCCGCGATCGCCATTTTCGCGCTGTTCCAGATCTATCTCGGCGCGCTGGTGGCGGGCCTCGACGCCGGTTTTTCCTACAATACCTGGCCGCTGATGGACGGCGCCGTCATCCCTTCCGATCTGCTGATCCAGCAGCCCTTCTGGATCAACGCCTTCGAGAACCCGAAGACGGTGCAGTTCATCCATCGCATCGGCGCCTATACGCTCTTCGCACTGACGTTGATCAACATGGTGATCGCCCTTCGCGCAGCATCTTGGACCACCCATGCACGCCGCGCCATCCTGCTTTTCGTGCTGGTGACGCTGCAGGCAGCGATCGGCATAGCCACGCTGCTGATGCAGGTGCCGCTTCACTGGGGCCTGCTGCATCAGGCCGGCGCGCTGGTGGTTTTCGGCTTCGCCGTCGCCAACTGGCGCGGCTTTTACGGCGAATATCCGCACGGGACGATGATCGCCGAGCGCGATTGA
- a CDS encoding DUF2842 domain-containing protein has protein sequence MPVRLRKFIGTILIIVLVVVYALVANTIAVATLGNAPWWGHLLYFLLTGLLWVLPAMVIIKWMAGPPQR, from the coding sequence ATGCCCGTCCGCCTCCGCAAATTCATCGGCACGATCCTCATCATCGTGCTCGTGGTCGTCTATGCGCTGGTGGCGAATACGATCGCGGTGGCAACGCTCGGCAACGCGCCCTGGTGGGGACATCTGCTCTATTTCCTGCTCACCGGCCTGCTATGGGTCTTGCCGGCGATGGTGATCATCAAATGGATGGCCGGACCACCGCAGCGCTAA